One window of the Podospora pseudopauciseta strain CBS 411.78 chromosome 4, whole genome shotgun sequence genome contains the following:
- a CDS encoding hypothetical protein (CAZy:GH12; COG:G; EggNog:ENOG503P1TV): MKVSTLLLAAASMAQASSLIPRQRASLCELYAYWSGNGYELLNNLWGKDTATSGSQCTYLNGASNNGISWSTTWTWQGAPDNVKSYPYSGRQVAKGRKISSINRMPTSVTWRYDNENVRANVAYDVFTAADPDHPNYGGDYELMIWLARYGNVYPIGTKERTVTLAGRSWDLWVGWNGAMRVYSFVVPSGTVKSFSADVKEFFRYLESNYQYPSSQQNLIVYQVGTEAFTGGPATFTVDNFSADLQ; encoded by the exons ATGAAGgtctccaccctcctcctcgccgcggCCAGCATGGCCCAAGCCTCCAGCCTCATCCCCCGCCAGCGAGCCTCCCTCTGCGAGCTCTACGCCTACTGGTCCGGCAACGGCTACGagctcctcaacaacctctgGGGCAAAGACACGGCCACCTCTGGCTCCCAGTGCACCTACCTCAACGGCGCCTCCAACAACGGCATCTCGTGGTCCACAACCTGGACTTGGCAGGGCGCCCCCGACAACGTCAAGAGCTACCCTTACTCGGGCAGGCAGGTTGccaaggggaggaagatcaGCTCCATCAACAGGATGCCGACGAGCGTCACGTGGAGGTACGACAATGAGAATGTGAGGGCGAATGTGGCATATGATGTCTTCACGGCGGCGGATCCGGATCATCCTAATTACGGGGGGGATTATGAGTTGATGATTTG GTTGGCGAGATATGGGAATGTTTATCCCATTGGTACCAAGGAGCGGACCGTCACCCTTGCTGGGAGGTCTTGGGACTTGTGGGTGGGGTGGAACGGGGCTATGAGGGTGTACAGCTTTGTTGTTCCCTCGGGGACGGTCAAGAGCTTTAGCGCTGATGTGAAGGAGTTCTTCCGGTATTTGGAGAGCAATTACCAGTACCCGTCCAGTCAGCAGAACTTGATTG TGTACCAAGTCGGCACTGAGGCCTTTACTGGTGGTCCGGCGACTTTTACTGTCGATAACTTCTCTGCTGACTTGCAGTAG
- a CDS encoding hypothetical protein (EggNog:ENOG503P5UZ), whose amino-acid sequence MPSSKGKPTDPQLREELKEEIKQEPNKSGDGKGQWAAWKGMKLAKEYEKAGGGYENEPGSKNEPKSGTPVAKSEKKKNEEMEE is encoded by the exons ATGCCAAGCAGCAAAGGAAAACCCACAGACCCACAGCTTCGAGAGGAACTCAAGGAGG AAATCAAGCAAGAACCCAATAAATCTGGCGATGGAAAGGGCCAGTGGGCAGCATGGAAAGGGATGAAACTGGCTAAAGAGTACGAAAAGGCAGGCGGTGGGTATGAAAATGAGCCTGGCTCCAAAAATGAGCCCAAGTCTGGGACGCCAGTTGCGAAaagtgagaagaagaagaacgaAGAGATGGAAGAGTAA
- a CDS encoding hypothetical protein (EggNog:ENOG503PD84) yields the protein MSRNPVPIQPAPGHQPSPIHIASRHEISPNSLYQPIACPPPRTKKRHHPHHCPRQRPRRHNPDYSSDSDSEKLELEPEDQQLPDSGYGTQSSLQSVDSLDSHPPKSLLSALLNNKPSKPSDIKSSPLPGRDDILIFRGTGMEPSFQAVSRFREIMPEIQRVLQKHVASSQKWSSLLPSGMRRKKRDGEEVVLTMRLMMVGKTAETARPSIVIFVSTDQTAGLEGVMRERGVRELYSPGDGFVTNFEVVIVGEAAKKRFLQMVGVTWEGGSALSVNDKGLPTWCGEGIRLGAAGGKSVASTIGGLVKLTNHDGEVQIVGMTAAHALEGLLDDDDGSDSEGDEREEGPPQQPQPQKPLLGQLIHPSLPINTCSSDLKIPPRDWALFEITKSNLKPNLRLQSSARSHFKARADELALAEPSTFPDMASIEVELLSQTGVKHGSLSHLPAGLMLSPDHGFVQAYTLTLDETYQVDNGDSGAWVINPISKTVYGHLVSTDFTGDGYIIPLHSTLSEITATIPGLASVCLAAMADLVDHSLRSYSRYLDSAVAGSARAEPGSAISETPAWAMALADCAERERGKEMKLDGVVRGAYERDVSAGDRLRVGKGQGRLLSDRDSGYGSCGSSVICNLEGDGDGEVEGGMADFRGW from the exons ATGTCGCGGAATCCAGTCCCCATCCAACCTGCCCCAGGGCACCAGCCCTCCCCAATTCACATCGCCTCCCGCCATGAAATCTCACCAAACTCCCTCTACCAACCAATAGCCTGTCCCCCACCACGCACCAAAAAgcgtcatcatccacacCACTGCCCACGCCAGCGTCCTCGCCGGCACAACCCGGACTACTCCTCAGACTCAGACTCAGAAAAGCTCGAGCTAGAACCCGAAGACCAACAACTCCCCGACTCAGGCTACGGCACCCAATCCAGCCTTCAATCTGTTGATTCCCTAgactcccacccccccaaatccctcctcagtgccctcctcaacaacaagccaagCAAGCCATCAGATATCAAAAGCAGCCCCCTGCCAGGAAGAGATgacatcctcatcttccgtGGCACGGGCATGGAGCCCTCGTTTCAGGCAGTTTCCCGCTTCAGGGAGATCATGCCTGAGATTCAGCGAGTGCTGCAGAAACATGTCGCCAGCTCCCAAAAGTGGTCTTCCTTGCTGCCTAGTGGGAtgaggagaaagaaaagggacggggaggaggtggtcctgacgatgaggttgatgatggtgggcaAAACGGCAGAGACAGCCAGGCCGTCGATTGTGATTTTTGTGTCGACTGATCAGACtgcggggttggagggggtgatgagggagcggggggtgagggagctGTATTCCCCTGGTGATGGGTTCGTGACGAACTTTGAGGTGGTGATTGTGGGggaggcggcgaagaagaggttTTTACAGATGGTGGGGGTgacttgggagggggggtcaGCTCTGAGCGTGAACGATAAGGGGCTGCCGACTTGGTGTGGGGAGGGGATACGGCTTGGGGCGGCGGGGGGCAAATCTGTTGCGTCTACTATCGGGGGACTGGTCAAGCTGACGAATCACGACGGGGAAGTTCAAATTGTGGGGATGACCGCTGCGCATGCTCTGGAAGGTttgctggatgatgatgacggctCGGACTCGGAAGGAGacgagagggaagaaggacccccccaacagccccaacCGCAAAAGCCACTCCTTGGACAGCTCATCCACCCTTCTTTGCCCATTAATACCTGTAGCTCAGACCTCAAAATCCCACCCCGCGACTGGGCCCTCTTCGAAATCACCAAATCCAACCTCAAACCcaacctccgcctccaatCATCGGCCCGCTCTCACTTCAAAGCTCGAGCCGACGAGCTCGCCCTGGCCGAACCATCCACCTTCCCAGACATGGCCTCCATAGAAGTCGAACTCCTCAGCCAGACAGGAGTAAAACACGGGTCTCTATCACACCTCCCCGCAGGCCTGATGCTGTCCCCCGACCACGGATTTGTACAAGCTTACACTCTAACACTAGACGAGACCTACCAAG TTGACAACGGCGACTCGGGCGCCTGGGTGATAAACCCCATCTCCAAAACCGTCTACGGCCACCTCGTCTCGACAGACTTCACCGGCGACGGGTACATCATCCCTTTACATTCCACCCTCTCCGAAATTACCGCCACTATTCCCGGCCTGGCGTCTGTTTGTCTAGCCGCAATGGCAGATTTAGTAGATCATTCTCTCCGCTCCTATTCTCGGTATCTGGACTCAGCTGTGGCCGGTTCAGCAAGGGCAGAGCCAGGGTCTGCGATCAGCGAGACGCCAGCGTGGGCGATGGCCCTGGCGGATTGTgctgagagggagaggggaaaagAGATGAAATTGGATGGGGTAGTTAGGGGGGCTTATGAGCGGGATGTTAGTGCTGGGGATAGGCTTCgggtggggaaggggcaGGGGCGGCTTCTGAGTGATAGGGACTCGGGGTATGGGAGCTGTGGGTCGTCGGTGATTTGTAATCttgagggggatggtgatggggaggtggagggggggatggcggATTTTAGAGGTTGGTGA
- a CDS encoding hypothetical protein (COG:S; EggNog:ENOG503P0RS), which translates to MAKFQILSDLHLEVSPAEQFAEHGYSAFHVEPRAPYLALLGDIGLITQRDALRKFLLIQLGKFKVVFFVAGNHEPYSSSWEEVSLFLEEMSVLVEQRRKEGEKLGDFVPLDRTRYDIKGEEGEVVTVLGCTLHSYVASKYKDEVTRKLNDFYRIKGWTVKDHNKAHEADKDWLNKEVKKIEKEDAKEGKKRKVVIFTHHSPTTDRRANDAQHERVKGWEAVASAFRTDLSREKCWRSDRVKLWAFGHTHFNCDFSVDGKRVCTNQKGYGFVAGKGMSPGFDPERVVEV; encoded by the coding sequence atggcCAAATTCCAAATCCTGTCCGACTTGCACCTGGAGGTCTCACCCGCCGAGCAATTCGCAGAGCATGGCTATTCTGCCTTCCACGTTGAACCCCGCGCGCCTTACCTCGCCCTGCTCGGCGACATCGGCCTCATAACCCAACGCGATGCTTTGAGGAAGTTCCTTCTTATCCAACTTGGCAAGTTCAAAGTTGTGTTTTTTGTTGCGGGAAATCACGAGCCATATTCCTCCTCTTGGGAGGAGGTTAgtttgtttttggaggagatgtCGGTTTTGGtggagcagaggaggaaagaaGGGGAGAAGCTGGGAGACTTTGTCCCGCTTGATAGGACGAGATATGATATCaagggtgaggaaggggaggttgtgACTGTGCTGGGGTGTACCCTCCACTCTTATGTGGCATCCAAGTACAAGGACGAGGTGACGAGAAAGTTGAATGACTTTTATAGGATCAAAGGGTGGACAGTGAAGGACCATAATAAAGCGCACGAGGCAGATAAAGATTGGCTTAATAaagaggtgaagaagattgagaaggaggacgcgaaggaggggaagaaaaggaaggtGGTTATTTTCACTCATCACAGCCCAACGACGGATCGGAGGGCTAATGATGCTCAGCATGAGCGTGTGAAGGGATGGGAGGCAGTGGCGAGTGCGTTTAGGACGGACCTGAGCCGTGAGAAGTGTTGGAGGAGTGACAGGGTGAAGCTCTGGGCGTTTGGGCATACGCATTTTAACTGTGATTTTTCGGTAGATGGGAAGAGAGTGTGTACGAACCAAAAGGGGTACGGTTTCGTTGCCGGTAAAGGCATGTCGCCAGGCTTCGACCCTGagagggttgtggaggtcTGA
- the BLM3 gene encoding Proteasome activator BLM10 (COG:S; EggNog:ENOG503NWBP): MDDSLGPPPGASSAFPASGGGAGAASLGFAAFDTISRATSPGVPCADGQEDDKKRYRPRTFQYFRLLPFDVEDDAHRDAALQGILKNLYISIMAEDFSPGALHWTRELQGWLNLKFEMTRELRAKLTHLYYHLALAPGLDSNTADRFARMVVTLTRKKHYLKPGQDLTLDWRPLWKELKAMVLPSEVPHHQGQRRRSHKHILKLCLHVNSYFDPKERGAILEELLPFFSTSAMSNAYIVVGALNILVPTGPAPPTDRNSQPSDYAPTFFHLWQLMTRSKAFDVCFIDIFSRMARDYLGCRHVPFTEHGIFTREQSDAIFTAILRLTEIPVGQANSPYSSLDYASGLGVYLEKDKKKYPVPYMIARWITHSLSPTCLNQEPSILTNLEGLMESIDTFFHPSNQGSWTSFLAQLTFFLTDIFVSRWNREQSGELDIPEDRRINDALKKRFVLALKEVTFMGLFGKSSKVVNYYYSTLQGLAYLEPDLILPGALQRFYPSLQGLVEVHRTTSSLCGLQMIANIMSKHKGYRCHLTALLALALPGIDANDLGKTQYTLNFIQSVAYSIPFVPLVKEGGIRDTNLAQSWVQGQMERMEAEGQDVKINYNEELSDEDEAEILRSSTAGLGEFVLALLGKVFALLENLPDSSHLRTGSPEDNVINTLPAALTPLFASLSPELFDMALEKLANFVSSHVVHQARDAMAWICNALCKVSAEKTLKVFIPMLIVNIRNEIDYNGAASDRSSGTEVLPRDRALVWHVSMLSMCVVHVGGEVLKYKDDLFGIAEYMQENCRGLPTIHISNYIHHLLLNLTHTYPIDNALYEPDRVAHGLDVEDWGRPTKPSELTIRWHRPSHDEILFAVELFESQTRSAAQRLEQLMSDDPPVSRKGKNKEWSDELSRSLTALRLIISGVSTLFDPQRASGETSTQSNGNGTAEADGDAMMEEDDDPLAEVADDEELKRQFHYPAGYILKPEDPIYNRIHELREDVGRLLSRTHYFLNANQQDDVACFTSLYATYRTWITDVGIERSAHPLERLVRLYKADISPFKISGLRKVYPRPLLIKRADAYQLQRVKYNSAYRKKSELDKQLLLDLAESCTSSYADVRRVAQGAQDSSLKVLIGGRPLVIPVIMARLRKALDENDHDRIKGAMYTLLFTTLLKTLMRDWRFAPDLMRMYIETAAVDKTSIQNLGSTALYPLLDFGKPFERLIIFDREVVQTIQPQEDCSAVIKRRHDFITERRTKVEGKKEALGLELTEKAKTTHWKIASRCAIFALNCCLRFETLATRELIELVANGTNDPHPGLRSNYLSAFSAIFTAIDIRAVYSHEYRNYLIEEEHEENRYQIPVPTDDPNLTDNFLSQFEKFDGTDYFVDCDYPGWLVWGKQFPVSRANPKPFLAYDEVEDRVRVQIGQIITRDWFKKCFEYLKQEPRDAGVDRFRMQNLLLLMNVFDLMHYGKTAATFDDIVELVKDVYGDGTDKHQHRATAEILGALLSGSADDPREFRDRVWNFAAPLMLKIIADDLTPDNLQYWMTCLHIIIDGKDPRRCRELTEALSSFRLDKNSNAAFKESSKVQLVEFIINDAGWHFRHEKPILEDFLAHIDHPYKSVRESIGRVIATIYRTRYHESFKNVTELLEKNKAASSIGLRAYQPTEEFSATIKDVFARLEKWRHERTAGQQTPSSYTSGSKTVLIWLDSMLSSQECIQLVPFFPDPFIDQLLHMMDVKEDPELMKLAYHVYRHLPNIPFRSGEDDAFIAALIRVGKTAVSWHQRLRALVNMQVVYFRRLFLTQPAQRQMLFDAVGDMLSDPQLEVRDCASATLAGMIRCSPAPIRSPIIIQLKDRFELELQLNPMPKKKTKVPGTDTPVDTQKQIVRRHAAVLGLGALVEAFPYATPVPKWMPEVLAHLATRAANDPGVVGKATKAILAEFKKTRQDSWSVDQKYFTPEQLEDLEGVLWKSYFA; this comes from the exons ATGGACGACTCGTTGGGGCCACCCCCTGGTGCTTCCTCAGCTTTCCCTGCCTCTGGcgggggagcaggagcagcctCTCTCGGTTTCGCCGCATTCGACACCATATCGCGTGCGACATCCCCTGGAGTACCTTGTGCCGACGGCCAGGAAGATGACAAGAAAAGATACCGGCCCCGCACCTTCCAATATTTCCGGCTGCTGCCGTTCGATGTTGAGGACGACGCACACAGAGATGCTGCGCTTCAGGGTATCTTGAAGAACCTCTACATCTCCATCATGGCTGAGGACTTCTCCCCCGGCGCGCTGCACTGGACTCGCGAGCTGCAAGGGTGGCTGAATCTCAAATTCGAGATGACAAGGGAGCTTCGTGCCAAGCTTACACATCTGTATTATCACCTGGCCCTCGCCCCAGGCCTTGACAGTAATACCGCCGACAGATTTGCGAGAATGGTAGTCACGTTAACTAG GAAAAAACATTACTTGAAGCCTGGTCAAGATTTAACTCTGGATTGGCGGCCGCTTTGGAAAGAGCTCAAGGCTATGGTCCTCCCTTCTGAAGTTCCACACCATCAGGGACAACGCAGACGGTCTCACAAACATATCCTGAAACTCTGCCTCCACGTCAACTCGTATTTCGACCCCAAGGAGCGCGGTGCCATATTGGAAGAGTTGCTGCCTTTCTTCAGTACATCGGCCATGAGCAATGCCTACATTGTTGTTGGAGCCCTCAACATTCTTGTTCCCACCGGGCCAGCACCGCCGACGGACCGGAACTCGCAGCCATCGGACTACGCGCCAACCTTTTTCCACCTCTGGCAGCTTATGACGCGGTCCAAGGCGTTTGACGTGTGCTTCATCGACATCTTCTCCCGCATGGCGAGAGACTATTTGGGCTGTCGGCATGTTCCATTTACAGAGCACGGCATCTTCACCCGCGAGCAATCAGATGCCATTTTCACGGCTATTTTGAGGTTAACAGAAATCCCCGTGGGTCAGGCTAATAGTCCATACTCATCACTGGACTACGCCTCAGGTCTCGGCGTGTATCtggaaaaagacaaaaagaaaTACCCTGTGCCATACATGATTGCGAGATGGATCACCCACTCGCTGTCACCCACGTGCCTCAACCAGGAACCATCCATCTTGACCAACCTGGAAGGCTTGATGGAGTCCATCGACACTTtcttccacccctccaaTCAGGGATCGTGGACTAGTTTCCTCGCGCAGCTTACGTTTTTTCTTACCGACATATTTGTCTCTCGTTGGAACCGTGAGCAGAGTGGGGAGTTGGACATTCCGGAGGATCGCCGCATCAACGATGCTCTCAAGAAGCGGTTTGTTCTTGCTTTGAAGGAAGTCACCTTTATGGGTCTTTTCGGTAAGAGCTCCAAGGTGGTGAATTACTACTATTCGACTCTTCAAGGACTGGCATACCTGGAGCCTGACTTGATCTTGCCAGGCGCGCTACAACGCTTCTACCCGAGCTTACAGGGCCTGGTGGAAGTGCACCGAACTACATCGAGTTTGTGTGGCCTTCAGATGATTGCCAACATCATGTCCAAGCACAAAGGTTATCGCTGTCACCTCACGGCTTTGTTGGCACTCGCTCTGCCCGGTATTGATGCCAACGACCTTGGGAAGACACAATACACACTGAACTTCATTCAGAGTGTCGCCTACAGCATACCATTTGTTccgttggtgaaggagggaggTATCCGTgacaccaacctcgcccagAGTTGGGTGCAAGGCCAGATGGAAAGAATGGAGGCCGAGGGACAAGACGTCAAGATCAACTACAACGAGGAGTtgagtgatgaggatgaggccgaAATTCTGCGCTCTTCTACGGCGGGGTTGGGCGAGTTTGTGTTGGCACTTTTGGGCAAGGTCTTTGCACTGCTCGAGAATCTACCGGACTCGAGCCACCTACGCACCGGGTCACCTGAGGACAATGTGATCAACACGCTACCTGCCGCTCTGACGCCCCTTTTCGCCTCTTTGTCGCCCGAGCTATTCGACATGGCTCTGGAGAAACTCGCCAACTTCGTGTCCAGCCATGTTGTTCACCAAGCGCGGGATGCCATGGCCTGGATTTGCAATGCGCTCTGCAAGGTCAGCGCCGAAAAGACTTTGAAGGTGTTCATCCCAATGTTGATCGTCAACATTCGCAACGAGATTGACTACAACGGCGCTGCTTCTGACCGGAGTAGCGGGACTGAGGTCCTCCCCCGCGACCGGGCTCTCGTCTGGCATGTCAGCATGCTTTCAATGTGCGTTGTGCATGTCGGCGGCGAGGTGCTGAAGTACAAGGACGATCTCTTTGGCATTGCAGAGTACATGCAGGAAAACTGCCGTGGGCTCCCTACGATACACATTTCCAACTACATTCATCATCTGCTGCTCAACCTGACCCACACCTACCCCATCGACAATGCGCTTTATGAACCTGATCGCGTTGCCCACGGCTTGGATGTCGAAGATTGGGGCAGGCCAACCAAACCCTCGGAGCTTACCATCAGGTGGCATCGGCCTTCTCACGATGAGATCTTGTTCGCCGTCGAGTTGTTCGAGAGTCAAACACGAAGCGCGGCGCAACGGCTCGAGCAGCTCATGAGCGATGACCCCCCTGTCAGCAGAAAGGGAAAGAACAAGGAATGGTCCGACGAGCTATCCCGAAGCCTGACTGCTCTTAGGCTGATCATATCAGGCGTCTCGACCCTGTTTGATCCACAAAGGGCCTCTGGCGAGACCAGCACCCAGTCTAACGGCAATGGGACCGCAGAGGCTGATGGGGACGCCATgatggaggaagatgacgatCCCCTTGCCGAGGTTGcggacgacgaggagctcaagaggCAATTCCATTATCCCGCTGGGTACATTTTGAAGCCCGAGGATCCCATCTACAACCGCATCCACGAACTACGCGAAGATGTTGGGAGGCTGCTCTCCCGGACACACTATTTTCTGAACGCCAACCAGCAGGATGATGTTGCATGCTTCACGTCCCTCTACGCAACCTATAGAACATGGATCACCGACGTTGGGATCGAAAGATCAGCACATCCGCTGGAGCGGCTCGTGCGCTTGTACAAGGCCGACATCTCACCTTTCAAGATCAGCGGTCTGCGCAAAGTGTATCCTCGACCGCTCCTTATCAAGCGTGCGGATGCCTATCAGTTGCAGCGTGTCAAGTACAACTCGGCCTACCGCAAGAAGAGCGAGCTTGACAAGCAACTGCTGCTTGATCTTGCCGAGTCTTGCACATCGTCGTATGCGGATGTTCGAAGAGTGGCCCAAGGTGCCCAGGACTCGTCCCTCAAAGTCTTGATTGGCGGTCGACCCTTGGTCATTCCCGTCATCATGGCGCGACTTCGCAAGGCCCTTGACGAAAACGATCACGACCGGATCAAGGGTGCCATGTACACACTCTTGTTTACCACGCTTCTCAAGACACTGATGCGGGACTGGAGGTTTGCCCCGGATCTTATGCGCATGTACATCGAAACAGCTGCCGTCGACAAGACCTCTATTCAGAACCTGGGGTCCACTGCACTCTACCCTCTGCTTGACTTTGGTAAGCCGTTTGAGCGTTTGATCATATTCGACCGCGAGGTTGTGCAGACCATTCAGCCACAGGAGGATTGTTCAGCAGTCATCAAGCGACGCCACGACTTCATCACAGAGCGTCGCACCAAGGTGGAAGGGAAGAAGGAAGCCCTGGGATTGGAGCTCACGGAAAAGGCCAAGACCACCCACTGGAAGATTGCGAGCCGGTGTGCCATCTTTGCGCTCAACTGCTGCCTCCGCTTCGAGACGCTGGCCACCCGGGAGCTGATCGAGCTTGTCGCCAATGGTACCAACGACCCTCATCCAGGGTTGCGCTCCAACTACCTGTCAGCCTTCTCGGCCATCTTTACCGCCATCGATATCCGAGCAGTTTACAGCCACGAGTATCGCAACTATTTGATCGAGGAGGAGCACGAGGAAAACAGATATCAGATCCCCGTGCCGACAGATGACCCCAACCTAACAGACAACTTTCTCTCCCAATTTGAGAAGTTTGATGGCACCGATTACTTTGTCGACTGTGACTATCCTGGTTGGCTGGTTTGGGGAAAGCAGTTCCCTGTGTCGCGTGCCAACCCCAAGCCGTTCTTGGCCTatgatgaggtggaggaccGTGTGCGCGTTCAGATCGGCCAGATTATCACCAGGGACTGGTTCAAGAAGTGCTTCGAGTATCTCAAGCAAGAGCCCAGGGACGCTGGTGTAGATCGGTTCAGGATGCAAAATCTGCTACTGCTCATGAATGTGTTTGACCTGATGCACTACGGCAAGACGGCAGCGACATTCGATGACATTGTGGAGCTGGTGAAGGACGTGTATGGTGATGGCACCGATAAGCACCAACACCGCGCTACGGCTGAAATTCTCGGGGCTTTGCTGTCGGGCAGCGCTGATGATCCTCGTGAATTTCGGGACCGGGTTTGGAACTTTGCCGCCCCCCTCATGCTCAAGATCATCGCTGATGACTTGACGCCCGATAACCTCCAGTACTGGATGACCTGTCTTCACATAATTATTGACGGCAAGGATCCACGACGATGCAGGGAGCTGACAGAAGCGCTGTCTTCCTTCCGACTCGACAAGAACTCCAATGCAGCCTTCAAGGAGTCGAGTAAGGTTCAGCTTGTCGAGTTCATCATCAATGATGCTGGCTGGCACTTCAGGCATGAGAAGCCCATCTTGGAGGACTTTTTGGCACACATTGACCACCCGTACAAGTCTGTGCGAGAGTCCATTGGCCGTGTCATCGCGACCATCTACCGCACACGGTACCACGAGTCGTTCAAGAATGTCAccgagcttctcgagaagAACAAGGCTGCGTCCTCGATCGGTCTCCGGGCGTACCAACCTACCGAGGAATTCTCGGCCACCATCAAGGACGTCTTTGCTCGCCTGGAGAAATGGCGCCACGAGCGGACGGCCGGTCAgcaaaccccctccagctACACTTCGGGCTCCAAGACGGTTCTCATTTGGCTTGACAGCATGCTTTCGTCCCAAGAGTGCATCCAACTCGTCCCATTCTTTCCCGACCCGTTCATTGACCAGCTGCTGCACATGATGGATGTCAAGGAAGATCCTGAGCTGATGAAGCTCGCTTACCATGTCTATCGCCACCTGCCCAACATCCCTTTCCGATCGGGTGAGGACGACGCGTTCATCGCTGCGCTCATCAGAGTCGGCAAGACGGCCGTCTCCTGGCATCAACGTTTACGAGCCTTGGTCAACATGCAAGTCGTCTACTTCCGCCGACTCTTTCTCACGCAGCCCGCCCAACGCCAAATGCTCTTTGACGCAGTGGGGGACATGCTCTCTGACCCCCAGCTCGAAGTCCGGGATTGTGCTTCGGCCACCTTGGCGGGCATGATTCGCTGCTCGCCCGCCCCGATCCGCAGCCCGATTATTATCCAGCTCAAGGATCGGTTCGAGCTAGAGCTCCAGCTGAATCCTatgccgaagaagaagaccaaggtGCCTGGGACGGACACACCGGTGGACACGCAGAAACAGATTGTCAGGAGACATGCGGCCGTGCTTGGGTTGGGGGCGCTGGTTGAGGCTTTCCCTTACGCGACGCCGGTGCCCAAGTGGATGCCCGAGGTGTTGGCTCACTTGGCGACAAGGGCGGCCAACGACCCGGGAGTTGTGGGCAAGGCGACCAAGGCGATCTTGGCGGAGTTCAAGAAGACAAGGCAGGATAGTTGGAGTGTGGACCAGAAG TACTTCACTCCCGAGCAACTcgaggatttggagggggtgttgtgGAAGAGTTATTTTGCTTAG